Within Halorubrum lacusprofundi ATCC 49239, the genomic segment TGGTGTCGCCCGCGAACTCGAAGAACTCCTTGCGGCGCTGGAGCCGCTCTAAGACGGGGTCGCCGTCCATCAACCGCCGGGGTTCCATGTCGCCGATAGCGGCCTTCTCGAACAGGTCGATCGACTGCTTGCGCTTGTACAGCAGCCGGTCGATCCAGTCGCCGAGGAACTCGGGGAGCCCCAAGAGCCGCAGCGTCGACCCGGTCGGCGCGGTGTCGAAGACGATCCGATCGTACGACTCACCCTCCTCGCGCATCACGCTCACGAACGCGTCGAAGAGCGCAGCCTCGTACGCGCCCGGCGTGCCGTGCGACATCTCCAGTTGGCGGTTGATCTCCGAGACCATCGCCGCCGACACCTGCTCGGAGAGCGCCTCGCGGATCTCCTGGAGGTGCCGCTGCATCTCGTCTTCGGGGTCGATCTCCATCGCGTCGAGTCCCTCGATCCCGTCGACGGGCGCCGGCTCATCGCCGAACGACTGGTCGAACACGTCCGACACCGAGTGTGCGGGGTCCGTCGAGACGACCAGCGTCCGCACCCCGTCGTTCGCACAGCGAGAGGCGTACGCACAGGAGACGGTGGTCTTGCCGACGCCACCCTTCCCGCCGAAGAAGACGAACCGTTCCATCAGAAGTGGTACTGCTGTCCCTTCCGCTCCATCAGGGTCTCACGATCCCACAGCCGTCGCTCCCACGCCTCAAACTCGTCTTCGAGGTAAGGGAGCAGCTCGGCAGTGTAGTACGAGACCGGCGAGGGGATCCCGAACGCGTCCGGGAAGCATGCGAGCATGAACTCGTCTTCCGTGTCCTCCGCTTCCTTCTCGATCTTCTCGTAGGCCGGATGGGTGATCATCCCGTGGTACAGCCCACGGAGCCACTCATCGAGGGCGGCCCGAAAGGCGGCGATCCGGTCTGCAACGGTCATGATTCATCGTGATACGCGGGCGCGGTAAAAGCTGTCGCGGGCCTGCGGATTGTCGGGCGGGTTAGGCCGAGTTGCTGTCGGCGGCAAGTTCGCCCTGCGTCTCGTCCGCATCGTCGCCCTCGCCGAGTTCCGGCTGATCGCCGTCGTCGGGACTCGGCGTGTGGGCGCTGTTACCGAGCGCGCCCCAGACGAGGTACAGCATCGCGGTGACCATGAGAAGGGTCATGATCGTCGCGACGATCCCCACTGCGGACACGTACTGGAACATGGTGCGCGGTCCGCGGGCGCGACGTATCAACGTATCGGCTTTCGATGGGGGTGGCGCTGACCGGCCTTCCGAGACCGCGTCGCCGCGGAGTTGAAGGGACCCGCCGACCGAGTGCCTCTATGGACGACCGGATCCCGGTAACCGTACTCTCGGGAAGCCTCGGCGCGGGCAAGACGACCTTGTTGAACCACCTCCTGCGAAACGCCGGCGACCGCGACATCGCGGTGCTGGTCAACGATATGGGCGACGTGAACGTCGACGCCGAGCTGATCGCCGAAGAGTCCGAGGTCGACGTCGAGGGCGTCACGGAGCTGTCGAACGGCTGTATCTGCTGTGAGCTACAGGACGACCTCGAAAGCGCGGTGGTACGGCTCGCGAACGAGCGCTCTTTCGACGCCTTGGTCGTTGAGTCCTCGGGGATCTCCGAGCCCGCGCCGGTCGCGCGGCTGTTCACGACCGAATCGCGCGCGGCGGCCCGATACCGCGTCGACGCGTTGGTGACCGTTATCGACACGCGGCAGTTCCTCGACGCCTTCGCGGGCGAAGGAACGCCGGAGCGGCGCGTCAACCCGGACGCTGACGGCGGGGACGGAGATGCCGACGGCGACACGACCGGCGGCGCGGCCGACGGCGCCAGCGACGGCGACCGTCCGCTCTCGGACCTCCTCGTCGAGCAGATCGAGGTGTCCAACCTCGTGGTGTGCAACAAGGCCGACCTCTGTACCGACGCGGAGATCGACGAGGCGGTCGACCTCGTGGGCGCACTG encodes:
- a CDS encoding ArsA family ATPase yields the protein MERFVFFGGKGGVGKTTVSCAYASRCANDGVRTLVVSTDPAHSVSDVFDQSFGDEPAPVDGIEGLDAMEIDPEDEMQRHLQEIREALSEQVSAAMVSEINRQLEMSHGTPGAYEAALFDAFVSVMREEGESYDRIVFDTAPTGSTLRLLGLPEFLGDWIDRLLYKRKQSIDLFEKAAIGDMEPRRLMDGDPVLERLQRRKEFFEFAGDTMRDEAAFFLVLNPDQLSVNETGRAIEGFAERDLRVRGLVANKLTPEPDDDEEGRGATYLREKVATERDRLRQVREEFEPPLVAEIESRTREVRGDVLAEVAAALDIETASDVSGEDDDRTRSDDGGPVRADR
- a CDS encoding CobW family GTP-binding protein → MDDRIPVTVLSGSLGAGKTTLLNHLLRNAGDRDIAVLVNDMGDVNVDAELIAEESEVDVEGVTELSNGCICCELQDDLESAVVRLANERSFDALVVESSGISEPAPVARLFTTESRAAARYRVDALVTVIDTRQFLDAFAGEGTPERRVNPDADGGDGDADGDTTGGAADGASDGDRPLSDLLVEQIEVSNLVVCNKADLCTDAEIDEAVDLVGALQPDAETVVTEFSAVDPDRILGVGLFEEREIGDLPGWKRALAEDTADDSGHDNHDHHADHDHRHPDEMYGVTSFTYRRRRPFHPNRFAALLRDLPDDVVRSKGTLWVAGTDQRQQVGQAGRSVRVEALGPWIASLPAVERDMLRSNRPDLAWDDEHGDRRTEFVVIGTGVDETALVDRLDDALVTEAEWKAFRADEPTTDHPFPTEQGESIALREP